The Verrucomicrobiia bacterium DNA segment TAGATGTTCTTGAATCCGGGAATTTTCTGCGGCCCCCAATCCATAAATCCAAACTCATCCGGAATCCACCAATTGAAGCTGATTCGCGCCGGGAAAGTAAAAGACGATCGAAGGGCCTCGCCAGCGCGCAAAAAACGAATGCCCAAGGCCCCTGTGGGGTTTCTTGTGGAAAGCCCAAAATCGTCTCCCGATTCAGGGTCCCCATCGTTATCAAAGGTGTAGGCCATGTAAAGAGTTTCCGGACATACCCCGGGGTCGAAAAAACCTACTCCCGGTAAAAACCAAAAACCACCCGGTGGACCGTAAATCCCCTCCGTTACAAAAGCACAATAATCATCGTCGTAGGTCACTTTTCCATCCGTTGTTTTTCCCACATCGGGATCCATGAATAGCCCGACATACGCTTTTCTAATTGGCTCGACTCCCATGTTGGTAATGGTGTAATCCAAAAGCACCCAATCTTGTCCCCAATCTGCGGCCCAAGAATAGCTTCGCTGCTCGATTTTCAATTCCAGGGATTTATTGGGTTCGCCGGTTTCAGGATCCACGATTCTGACAAGTTGCGGGTCTCTCAGGGTGTCATAGTACTCGGCAATCAGATCCAAATCCGAAATTGCGTCTGGGCTATAAAATGGACTGGTATTTCGAGCCGAACGCTTGACGATGCTCCCCTTCACTCCTTCATCCGGAAAAAACTCCCGAATGTTCACCCAGCCGTCGTTGCCGAGAGATGTTAGCGTATCATCCCCTACGATGCCGCCAACCCAAAGCGCACCTTGAAATAAGTATTCGATGTTCGTGCCGCCGGGGAACTCGGCGGACGAGGTAAAGCCATCCGTTAAGCAGTCCCTTAAAAGCACATCTTTTCGATTGCCAAGAATTCCGTAATTGGAAACCGTAAGCCAAAATCGTCCGGTCTTGTGGGTGCACTGCTCTAAATTTGGTAAAACCGGTATTCCCACCAGATTGGAAAGTGGTAAATGGACTGTGTCCGCCACTTTCATGCGGGCTTGTGGGATGGAAAAAATAAATAAAGCAATAATGATCGCCTCAAAAAAGGCAACGCTGGAACACAGCCGTCTACCAATCATGATGTCCTACCTGCAAAAAAATATACTGGGGGTCTGGCAGATTTACAACCCCCTCAAATAATCCCCCACCGACTTTTTGGGGTTATTTCCTATTTCGACAAATGCGATCTCCCGGTGCTCGTTCACCCCGATGATTGTTGGATATACTTCGATTTTGTAATTACCTGTAAACTTTCCAATAGAATCATTGAACACCGGAATACTCAAATTCCTTTCTTCTTTATACCTCCGCAATTTATCGACTGGCTCATAAGAAATGGCCGCCACTTCATATTCCGAATCCCGATTGGGATAATACTCAACCCATTTTTGCAGGGCGTCCGTGCAATGGGGGCATTCTGTGGTAAAGAA contains these protein-coding regions:
- a CDS encoding redoxin family protein, producing MAGDFAISKKLMLVLMGGVLAASFLGIFAGTSFTEWNSTRKRDARMKEKMLLKAGQSFPHGSFIDMEGKSFNLEKALEGKKTFLIFFTTECPHCTDALQKWVEYYPNRDSEYEVAAISYEPVDKLRRYKEERNLSIPVFNDSIGKFTGNYKIEVYPTIIGVNEHREIAFVEIGNNPKKSVGDYLRGL